One stretch of Methermicoccus shengliensis DSM 18856 DNA includes these proteins:
- a CDS encoding histone deacetylase family protein has translation MRRCGLVYDERYLLHDTGNHPESPLRLSHTMEHLGASGLLDRLELVEPAYVPMESVLSVHTLDYIERLRGLVEQGIPLDADTPLSSFSLDAALLAAGGVLIGIVGALEGAKVFALVRPPGHHATRNRGMGFCLLNSPAIAAQHVLDCRAASRVLIVDFDQHHGNGTQEIFYHTSSVLYVSTHCPHIFPGTGSMEEIGEGDGEGFTVNLPMSAGSGDVEYALVYRDVVLPIALQYAPDVVIVSAGFDIHRYDPLGRMDVTERGICAVVSTCLFIAEQCCGGGVIFELEGGYHLDALARSVGAVLRQMLSEHPSPPEHFVPEMDEKVPPSVRHLKEKVRRTFSQYWEL, from the coding sequence ATGAGGCGTTGTGGGCTCGTTTATGATGAGAGGTATCTTCTGCACGACACGGGCAATCATCCCGAAAGCCCGCTGAGGCTCTCCCACACGATGGAGCACCTTGGTGCCTCTGGCCTCTTGGACAGACTCGAGCTTGTGGAGCCCGCATACGTCCCGATGGAGAGCGTGCTTTCCGTGCACACCTTGGACTACATCGAGAGGCTACGTGGGCTCGTGGAGCAGGGCATACCTCTCGATGCAGATACCCCCCTCTCATCTTTCTCGCTGGATGCTGCGCTGCTTGCGGCTGGAGGAGTGCTCATCGGGATTGTGGGGGCGCTCGAGGGCGCAAAGGTGTTCGCCCTCGTAAGGCCCCCTGGCCATCATGCCACACGGAATAGGGGCATGGGCTTCTGTCTGCTCAACAGTCCTGCCATCGCTGCCCAGCACGTGCTCGATTGCCGTGCGGCATCGAGGGTGCTCATCGTCGACTTTGACCAGCATCATGGCAACGGCACACAGGAGATTTTCTACCACACATCCAGCGTGCTCTACGTCTCAACCCACTGCCCCCATATATTTCCCGGAACTGGCAGCATGGAGGAGATAGGGGAGGGGGACGGGGAGGGATTTACCGTGAACCTGCCCATGAGTGCGGGAAGTGGGGATGTGGAGTATGCGCTTGTTTACAGGGATGTGGTGCTTCCCATCGCCCTTCAGTATGCCCCAGATGTGGTGATTGTGTCTGCTGGCTTCGACATCCACAGATACGACCCTCTTGGTCGCATGGATGTCACCGAGAGGGGAATATGTGCAGTGGTCTCCACATGCCTTTTCATCGCGGAGCAGTGCTGTGGAGGAGGAGTGATATTCGAGCTGGAGGGAGGATATCATCTGGATGCCCTCGCTCGCTCTGTGGGGGCGGTGCTGCGGCAGATGCTCTCTGAGCACCCATCTCCTCCAGAGCACTTTGTGCCCGAGATGGATGAGAAGGTGCCCCCCTCTGTGAGGCATCTCAAGGAAAAGGTGCGTCGAACATTCTCACAGTACTGGGAGCTCTGA